From the Lolium rigidum isolate FL_2022 chromosome 2, APGP_CSIRO_Lrig_0.1, whole genome shotgun sequence genome, one window contains:
- the LOC124693144 gene encoding nuclear receptor coactivator 7-like (The sequence of the model RefSeq protein was modified relative to this genomic sequence to represent the inferred CDS: added 108 bases not found in genome assembly), giving the protein MGYLPSLGSKAAHFVSDLTTVILNPVSEREPSSHLPEAEEEEENSEDEQDSEQNSDLPDGPDTSSFRAFMISFLSPSSSFNASMEIIPEQSEEIGYPTLTPVGKANKGKTGLLSRGKHSIGKIINKAARMSGFKQSAEPKIGREVANHAEPVAPVLELEEPKEVSSLNNLPVMSEPSVLLSEMMRSILYSSLPILSQGRSWVLLYSTWRHGISLSTLYRRSKLCPGYSLLVVGDKKGAVFGGLVEAPLQPSSTKKYQGTNNCFVFTSLHSNPAIYRPTGANKYFTVCSTDYLALGGGSHFALYLDSDLLSGSSSNSETFDNQCLSHSEDFAVKEVELWGFVYPSKYEEMLTLCRTEKPGICRF; this is encoded by the exons gaggcggaggaagaggaagaaaattCAGAGGATGAGCAAGATTCTGAGCAAAATTCTGATCTTCCCGATGGCCCTGATACATCTTCCTTTAGAGCATTCATGATCTCATTTTTGTCGCCATCTAGCTCTTTTAACGCTTCAATGGAGATAATTCCTGAGCAGAGTGAAGAAATTGGATACCCAACTTTAACACCAGTCGGAAAGGCAAACAAGGGGAAGACAGGCCTGCTAAGCAGAGGGAAGCATTCGATTGGAAAAATCATTAACAAGGCAGCTAGGATGAGCGGCTTTAAGCAGAGTGCAGAGCCTAAAATTGGGAGAGAGGTGGCAAATCATGCTGAACCGGTTGCACCTGTATTGGAGCTCGAAGAACCGAAGGAAGTTAGTTCCTTGAACAATTTGCCAGTCATGTCAGAGCCATCTGTCCTTTTGTCAGAGATGATGCGATCCATTCTTTATTCCTCTCTTCCTATTCTCTCTCAAGGAAGGAGCTGGGTTTTGCTATACAG CACATGGAGGCATGGAATATCTTTATCTACTTTATATAGAAGGAGTAAGCTGTGCCCTGGTTACTCACTCTTG GTAGTTGGAGACAAAAAAGGGGCAGTTTTTGGTGGTTTAGTTGAGGCTCCATTACAGCCATCCAGCACAAAGAAATATCAG GGGACCAATAACTGCTTTGTTTTCACTAGTTTACACAGCAATCCTGCTATATATCGACCAACCG GTGCTAATAAGTATTTCACCGTGTGCTCTACGGACTATTTGGCACTAGGAGGTggcagtcattttgcactttatctAGACTCAGACCT TTTGAGTGGTTCAAGTTCAAATTCAGAGACATTTGACAACCAGTGTTTATCGCATTCCGAGGACTTTGCGGTTAAAGAAGTTGAG CTGTGGGGCTTTGTCTATCCTTCCAAGTATGAAGAGATGCTCACACTCTGCCGTACTGAGAAGCCAGGGATCTGCCGATTTTGA